One window of the Onthophagus taurus isolate NC unplaced genomic scaffold, IU_Otau_3.0 ScKx7SY_16, whole genome shotgun sequence genome contains the following:
- the LOC111414082 gene encoding rifampicin phosphotransferase-like, whose protein sequence is MSVLIVLVFLGLIYFLNRSRKKVFKVFYPIIKKLNASVTLQEIKDARDEELRNQPEVQQEQPKTLSSSKKNDSLTIYGLDQKGNSIIIKMIIKNTLHAETMIEFRLNNGKVYVFPNDEETLICSIQSRQWKANALSIQVLKPYTRLRIIFNGILKNKFPPKNDQNDLEHIQFNFIWTAGSIPFHYPQHFQKDVLIKMIQKRTWKDSNWLKHLLSINGYEQFGCLTGFLKGENYPEEITFKMPSYRTRYWGSSESISTKESTSSFGVCKNGTLFFVDNRIINGSEQDILLEQGFILLSNGQSRPINDSHVRFGKIEGNKEKINGVIRIGANRKKFSGTISSEKSPRIEIKSSGKLGWKETHFISKGHFDRNEVVVLTNFFKSSPNGALKPLPKPFLTQKSAQNPENVLICRLNSSECLDLSLTGGKGNSLGLLSNITSNFFKVPSGFVITVSAFNQQLSSSQRLKQAINRLEVACYGKSNLKIEDVCADVVEIFSNEPVFDGLVKTVEEEIKNLNDEINSDEKNWKWAVRSSGIGEDSEELSTAGQNSTYLGCRDADVLSAVRKCWGSLFQFHSVQYRIQHGLPVSAEMAVVVQKTVPADCAGVLFTCHPTSGDPSEMIITSNFGLGESVVSASADPDTIILRRTYHGLISIKSCTIGGKKIQITLGNDDTGGVEEKGVNEDDAKRMSLSEEQAVILGELGVLLEDEFGNPRDVEWAFYKNKLYLLQSRPVTTLTNWSDFELLHEFDTPVFSDDEVFTRVNIGEVMKGAITPLTQSTTLHTMDKLIQKEMMGETNPYVLMGCPTFMHYGFLNVLNTLYKNVPKKIDVEIRVSELAMLGHPFMDEKIHKECVRRHGYNVGLNKLITRVTLFNKAFFRRDRLNKAIEINRKWDITFKENETPKEIFDKLSSSFHVFEKMMTCYVNVNFTNTIYNMLCVTILTGGQSEFTPDHYHDIALVLKTKGGVETVELPVILQKISDLIRKAGKSEEFIKINSKNAIDWMKNNCGEAANVFERFLQVHGHRLFSEYEFASKPWIEDPTPILEMIQANCRTEATTKMVEGMDVNETVEKLLTPLTKRKKKILKFLIQKLRDSIVLKELTKSQFIRCLGKFRKGYKVLSERLVAQGFIPEPELMYYLTQSELGEVIEMRDPILISKALRRRRLFKQWDKMQFSDINIGFPTPDRDGTENNVFIERKSGDLVQIKGTPVCTGIVKGRACVVVDLKECSQLQPGDVLITYCTDVGWTPYFPMLSGVVTEIGGLLSHGAVVAREYGLPCIVGAQGAAKTFKTGDLVVLNGKTGELQLIE, encoded by the exons ATGAGTGTTTTAATCGTTTTGGTGTTTTTGgggttaatttatttcttgaatcgAAGCCGaaagaaagtttttaaag ttttttaccccataattaaaaaattaaacgccTCCGTAACACTGCAAGAAATTAAAGACGCCCGAGATGAGGAGCTTAGAAATCAGCCGGAGGTCCAACAAGAACAACCCAAAACTTTATCTTCATCAAAa aaaaacgaTTCGCTCACAATTTATGGTTTGGATCAAAAAGGGAACtcaattatcattaaaatgatCATTAAAAACACTTTGCACGCTGAAACAATGATCGAGTTTCGATTAAATAATGGGAAAGTTTACGTTTTTCCAAATGATGAGGAAACGTTGATTTGTAGCATCCAATCGCGTCAATGGAAAGCAAACGCGCTCTCTATTCAAGTTTTAAAACCTTACACAAGACttagaatcatttttaatggaatcttaaagaataaatttccCCCAAAAAACGATCAAAATGATTTAGAacatattcaatttaattttat ttgGACTGCTGGAAGTATTCCATTTCATTACCCACAACATTTCCAAAAAGACGTCTTgattaaaatgattcaaaaaagAACTTGGAAAGACAGCAATTGGTTGAAACAcct GTTATCCATAAACGGTTACGAACAATTTGGATGTTTAACCGGATTCTTAAAAGGCGAAAATTACCCCGaagaaataacctttaaaatgccTAGTTACAGAACGCGATATTGGGGGAGTTCAGAGTCGATTTCGACGAAAGAGAGCACCTCGAGCTTTGGGGTTTGCAAAAATGGAACACTATTTTTCGTCGATAATCGAATAATTAATGGGAGCGAACAAGATATTCTTTTAGAACAaggatttattttgttaagtAACGGGCAGTCAAGACCAATCAATGATTCGCACGTGCGTTTTGGGAAAATCGAaggaaataaagagaaaattaatGGTGTTATTCGAATAGGAG CTAACAGAAAGAAGTTTTCTGGGACGATTTCATCGGAAAAATCACCTCGAATCGAAATAAAATCGTCCGGAAAATTAGGTTGGAAAGAAACGCATTTTATTTCAAAGGGACATTTCGATAGAAACGAAGTCGTCGTTTTAACCAACTTTTTCAAATCGAGCCCAAATGGAGCATTAAAACCCCTTCCGAAACCatttttaacccaaaaatCCGCACAAAACCCAGAAAACGTTTTAATATGTCGATTAAACTCGTCGGAGTGTTTGGATTTATCGTTAACAGGAGGGAAAGGAAATTCTTTAGGGTTATTgtcaaacataacctcaaatttc tttaagGTCCCATCCGGTTTTGTAATAACAGTTTCGGCTTTTAACCAACAATTATCATCCTCGCAACGATTAAAACAAGCGATTAACCGACTTGAAGTTGCATGTTATGGCaaatctaacctaaaaattgaGGATGTTTGCGCGGATGtggttgaaattttttcgaatgAGCCCGTTTTTGATGGTTTAGTAAAGACAGTTgaggaagaaataaaaaatttaaacgatGAAATTAATTCGGATGAGAAAAATTGGAAGTGGGCTGTTCGTTCTTCGGGAATCGGAGAGGATTCCGAAGAATTGTCAACGGCCGGACAAAATTCAACTTATTTAGGATGTAGAGATGCCGATGTTTTAAGCGCAGTTCGTAAATGTTGGGGTTCGCTGTTTCAATTTCACAGCGTTCAATATCGGAT CCAACATGGTTTACCGGTTAGTGCTGAGATGGCGGTGGTTGTGCAAAAAACGGTCCCGGCTGATTGTGCTGGAGTTCTTTTTACTTGTCATCCAACTTCCGGTGATCCATCTGAGATGATTATAACTTCAAATTTCGGATTGGGGGAg agCGTTGTTTCCGCTTCAGCTGATCCGGATACGATAATATTAAGGCGGACATATCACGggttaatttcaattaaaagttgtacAATTGGGGGtaagaaaattcaaattacTTTGGGGAATGACGACACTGGAGGGGTTGAAGAAAAAGGTGTTAATGAAGATGATGCGAAAAGAATGAGTTTAAGCGAAGAGCAAGCGGTGATTTTGGGGGAGTTGGGCGTTCTTCTTGAGGATGAATTCGGGAATCCTCGAGATGTCGAATGGGCTTTTTATAAG aataaattatatcttttacAATCACGACCCGTAACAACATTAACGAATTGGAGCGATTTTGAGTTATTGCATGAATTTGATACTCCGGTATTTTCTGATGATGAAGTTTTTACAAGAGTGAACATTGGTGAGGTTATGAAAGGAGCCATAACGCCTTTAACTCAATCGACGACGTTGCACACCATggataaattaattcaaaaggAGATGATGGGTGAAACTAATCCGTACGTTTTAATGGGGTGCCCTACATTTATGCATTATGGATTTCTTAATGTTTTGAAT actttatataaaaatgtgcCGAAGAAAATTGATGTGGAAATCCGCGTTTCTGAGTTAGCAATGTTGGGACATCCATTTATGGATGAAAAAATTCATAAGGAATGTGTACGAAGACATGGTTATAATGTGGGGTTAAACAAGTTAATAACTCGcgttactttatttaataaagccTTCTTTAGGCGGGATCGTTTAAATAAAGCGATTGAAATTAATCGAAAATGGGACATAACCTTCAAAGAAAATGAGACCCCCAAAGAAATTTTCGACAAACTGTCCTCATCTTTTcatgtttttgagaaaatgatGACTTGTTATGTTAATGTTAACTTCACAAACACGATTTATAATATGTTATGTGTCACGATTTTGACCGGGGGCCAATCGGAATTTACTCCGGATCACTACCATGATATCGCTTtggttttaaaaacaaaaggtgGAGTTGAAACTGTGGAATTGCCGGTGATTTTGCAGAAAATCTccgatttaataagaaaagcGGGGAAAAGTgaggaatttattaaaattaactccAAAAATGCTATCGATTGGATGAAAAATAATTGTGGTGAAGCTGCAAACGTTTTCGAACGATTTTTGCAAGTACATGGACACCGATTATTTTCTGAG TATGAGTTTGCTTCGAAACCGTGGATCGAAGATCCAACTCCAATTTTAGAAATGATCCAAGCGAATTGTCGCACTGAGGCAACGACGAAAATGGTTGAAGGAATGGATGTAAATGAAACTGTGGAAAAATTATTGACACCtttaactaaaagaaaaaa gaaaattttaaaatttttgatacaaaaactCCGTGACTCCATCGTCCTAAAAGAACTAACTAAATCGCAATTTATACGATGTTTGGGGAAGTTCCGAAAAGGTTATAAGGTGTTATCAGAACGTTTGGTCGCACAAGGATTCATTCCGGAACCTGAATTAATGTATTATTTGACCCAAAGCGAATTGGGGGAGGTTATTGAAATGAGAGATcccattttaatttcaaa agcCCTTCGACGACGaagattatttaaacaatGGGACAAAATGCAATTTTCCGACATAAACATTGGTTTTCCAACCCCAGATCGGGATGGAactgaaaataatgtttttattgagaGAAAATCTGGGGATTTAGTGCAAATTAAAGGAACTCCTGTTTGTACCGGAATTGTGAAAGGTCGAGCTTGTGTCGTTGTTGATTTAAAGGAGTGTTCTCAATTACAACCAG gcgacgttttaataacatattgcACCGATGTAGGTTGGACCCCATATTTTCCAATGTTATCTGGGGTTGTAACCGAAATTGGAGGGTTGCTTTCACACGGAGCTGTTGTTGCGAGAGAATACGGTTTACCGTGTATTGTAGGAGCTCAAGGAGCTGCTAAAACATTCAAAACAGGCGATTTGGTTGTGCTTAATGGAAAAACCGGGGAATTACAACTTATTGAGTGA
- the LOC111414081 gene encoding rifampicin phosphotransferase-like, whose translation MDFLYLAYYLSLFVTPLILYVIIFGKRRISYYNRPTWYYNVKKIFAAPSIKRLQDEYKYVIKRLSELDQELPQKNSTKYESDNYIIYGADTDGNVLSIILNFKHTLHMDVSIEFRSKCGKIYKLPNEPLIEIKSVNSRCWRGAGLNIEILNPLRRLRITYNGIMRCSSFKMSKPELEYVNFRFFWNAGSEPVYYPHGVSPDLLSDAVAREPWKDGEWIRMLGSECGFEQYGVLQGHLSATSLGDDLYLYLPSWRRRIWGPSDCLTLKRDFHVFGVSHDGTVFCVGAKSYRIGATQLRYGTVLLNNGEVMSITSSDVSLEHLADNMEIPNVFTIHFKVNNKTFKCVSHLNTNKTSTTQNNAERGYVVKSTNIECDLNSDQVKGFVRFWYRQNGQDLSLPEPLLAPKSVKNPQEILVRSLMSVECLDGALTGGKGNSLALLSTIISNEFTVPPGFVVTTTCFRKFLAENLNLTESIKTLEEVCCGVIEGNPEDVCKNTVELFKDARISPELTKILEDEIKEIKDEFSSKGSAEWSWAVRSSGIGEDSDELSAAGQNATFLGCKTTGDVIKAICGCWGSLFTYQSVEYRRQHGLLINSDIAVVVQKMIPSECAGVLFTSHPATGDPSQMVITSNYGLGESVVSASCDPDTIILAKSIKGNVKVLASTVGTKKTQITLSEVQDKDTEEKEVDEKLAQELSLDENQALKLGKIGVFLERAFGNPRDIEWAFYNGELFILQSRPITTLNTWNEWELQHEFDTPVFSKDNLYSRANVGEVIKGAVSPLTQSITMHVIDVLMQMSAYKGEYQDFYRKGLPINSHVIFLNVLNFMYNRVKGKILMENRVSDLAIFGHLVLNEKILKTALKRHGKMNFYQTMSLYYEQFHTIFENDFVVKKAIEFNQIWNIKLKSSDSAKSILDKIDFNLQSVAVASEYHLHVTQSSIVYQMIAMIVLAEKHNDFNNDHYHDIALLLATNSGVESAEIPIILEGIAVEIRKEGFGEEFARLKPEEGMKWLEEKMPSCKVRLEKFLTLHGHRAFREFELYENTWGMKPEIVISMIQSNCLSETTTKKAVGLTVDETISALISPSKNITKKILKFIVKKCRKAVAHRETTKSVFIKTIHKFRLVFNELGKAMVKESLIPAHDVVFFFTIEELRDHIKERNPILVSKAIRRRKLYEKWNSLHFPELIYGVPIPEQQSVAFKRTENNLKIHGTPVCKGNIVGRACVITDIKEINLVQSGDILITFSTDIAWSPYFPILSGVVTEIGGLISHGAVVAREYGLPCVVGAQNATKYFKTGDKILLDGKTGVIELVE comes from the exons AtggattttctttatttagcTTATTATTTATCACTTTTCGTGACGCctttaattttgtatgtaattatttttggaaaaaggAGGATATCTTATTATAATCGACCGA cttGGTATTATAACGTCAAAAAGATTTTCGCAGCCCCATCTATTAAGCGATTACAAGACGAATATAAATACGTTATTAAACGTTTATCTGAGTTAGATCAAGAATTACCACAAAAAAATTCAactaaatat GAATCCGATAACTACATCATTTATGGTGCTGATACCGATGGAAATGTTCTATCCATCATCCTCAACTTTAAACACACATTACACATGGATGTTTCCATTGAGTTTCGAAGTAAATgcggaaaaatttataaattaccaA ATGAACCtctaattgaaattaaaagtgtAAATTCGCGCTGCTGGAGAGGGGCCGggttaaacattgaaattttaaacccTCTGAGACGATTAAGGATTACTTACAATGGAATTATGAGATGTAGTTCATTTAAAATGTCGAAACCAGAGTTGGAATAtgttaattttcgattttt ttgGAACGCAGGTTCTGAGCCGGTTTATTATCCCCATGGTGTTAGCCCAGATTTGTTATCTGATGCTGTAGCTAGGGAGCCGTGGAAAGATGGGGAATGGATTAGAATGTT AGGAAGTGAATGCGGATTTGAACAGTATGGCGTACTACAGGGTCATTTATCGGCCACATCTTTAGGAGACGatttgtatttatatttgCCAAGTTGGAGGAGAAGAATATGGGGCCCAAGCGATTGTTTAACGCTAAAAAGAGATTTCCACGTTTTTGGAGTTTCACATGATGGGACTGTGTTTTGTGTCGGCGCTAAAAGTTATCGAATAGGAGCTACACA atTAAGATATGGAACGGTTCTTTTAAATAACGGAGAAGTAATGAGTATAACCTCTAGTGATGTCTCCTTAGAACATTTAGCCGATAACATGGAAATTCCAAATGTGTTtacaattcattttaaag ttaataataaaacgtttaaatGTGTCTCccatttaaatacaaataaaacttCAACAACTCAAAACAACGCTGAGAGAGGTTATGTTGTAAAATCAACAAACATTGAGTGTGACTTAAATTCGGATCAAGTAAAAGGATTCGTTCGCTTTTGGTATCGCCAAAACGGGCAAGATTTGTCACTCCCCGAACCGCTTTTAGCACCCAAATCGGTTAAAAACCCTCAAGAAATTTTGGTACGATCATTAATGAGTGTTGAATGCCTCGATGGGGCTTTAACTGGTGGAAAAGGAAATTCGTTAGCTTTATTATCGACGATCATTTCAAACGAATTCACAGTACCACCGGGTTTCGTTGTAACAACAACgtgttttcgaaaatttttagCGGAAAATCTTAATTTGACAGAGAGTATTAAAACGTTAGAGGAGGTTTGTTGTGGGGTAATCGAAGGGAACCCAGAGGATGTTTGTAAAAA TACCGTTGAATTATTTAAGGACGCCAGAATATCCCCGGAATTAACCAAAATTTTAGAGGATGaaatcaaagaaataaaagacgaATTTAGCTCAAAAGGTAGCGCGGAGTGGAGTTGGGCGGTTCGATCGTCAGGAATCGGGGAGGATTCTGATGAATTATCAGCTGCCGGCCAAAACGCCACCTTTTTAGGTTGCAAAACAACTGGTGATGTTATTAAAGCTATTTGTGGGTGTTGGGGGTCTTTATTTACTTATCAAAGCGTCGAATACCGGcg gCAACatggtttattaattaactctgATATTGCAGTTGTTGTACAAAAAATGATCCCCTCTGAATGTGCTGGCGTCTTATTTACTTCACACCCAGCAACAGGGGATCCATCCCAAATGGTTATTACATCAAATTATGGATTGGGGGAG aGTGTTGTTTCTGCTTCTTGCGACccagatacgattattttggCGAAAAGTATTAAAGGTAATGTGAAAGTGCTTGCGAGTACTGttggaacaaaaaaaactcAAATCACTTTGAGTGAAGTGCAAGATAAAGACACGGAAGAGAAGGAGGttgatgaaaaattggctcAAGAATTAAGTTTAGACGAAAATCAAGCGTTAAAATTGGGAAAAATCGGAGTTTTCTTAGAGAGGGCATTTGGAAATCCTCGAGACATCGAGTGGGCCTTTtataat ggTGAGTTATTTATTCTTCAATCAAGGCCGATAACAACGTTAAATACTTGGAATGAATGGGAACTCCAACACGAATTTGACACTCCCGTTTTTTCCAAAGATAACTTATACTCTCGGGCGAACGTAGGGGAAGTTATAAAAGGAGCTGTTTCACCGCTTACCCAATCAATTACTATGCACGTAATCGATGTTTTGATGCAAATGAGTGCTTATAAAGGGGAATATCAAGATTTTTATCGTAAAGGACTTCCAATTAATTCccatgttatatttttaaatgttttaaac tttatgtATAATCGAGtaaaaggaaaaattttaatggaaaatagAGTATCGGATTTAGCAATTTTTGGTCACCTggtgttaaatgaaaaaattttaaagaccGCGTTGAAACGTCACggaaaaatgaatttttaccAAACGATGTCGTTGTATTACGAACAATTCCATACAATTTTCGAGAACGATTTCGTCGTTAAAAAGGCAATCGAGTTCAATCaaatatggaatataaaattgaaatcgtCAGATTCGGCGAAATCGATTCttgataaaatcgattttaaccTTCAAAGTGTAGCGGTGGCATCGGAGTACCATTTACATGTCACCCAATCAAGCATCGTATATCAAATGATTGCAATGATAGTTTTGGCCGAGAAGCACAACGATTTTAACAATGACCATTACCACGATATCGCACTCCTTTTAGCTACGAATTCCGGAGTGGAATCAGCGGAAATTCCCATTATTTTAGAAGGAATCGCTGTGGAGATTAGAAAAGAAGGTTTCGGGGAGGAATTTGCTCGGTTAAAACCGGAGGAGGGGATGAAATGGTTAGAAGAGAAAATGCCAAGTTGTAAAGTGAGGTTGGAAAAGTTTTTGACACTTCACGGACATAGAGCTTTTAGagaa ttTGAGTTGTACGAAAATACTTGGGGGATGAAACCGGAAATTGTGATTTCAATGATTCAATCGAACTGTCTGAGTGAAACGACAACAAAAAAAGCTGTTGGGTTAACCGTAGATGAAACAATATCTGCTTTAATCTCTCCTTCGAAAAATATAACTAA aaaaattttaaaattcattgtaaaaaaGTGTCGCAAAGCTGTAGCTCACCGAGAAAcaacaaaatctgtttttatcaaaaccaTCCATAAATTTCGCCTCGTTTTTAACGAACTTGGGAAAGCTATGGTTAAAGAAAGCTTAATTCCTGCTCATGATGTAGTCTTTTTCTTCACAATCGAGGAGTTACGAGATCATATTAAAGAACGAAATCCAATTTTAGTCTCAAA ggcAATAAGAAGAAGGAAACTGTACGAAAAATGGAACTCGCTTCATTTCCCTGAATTAATTTACGGTGTTCCAATTCCAGAACAACAATCTGTTGCATTTAAACGAACagagaataatttaaaaattcatggaaCACCAGTTTGTAAAGGAAACATCGTTGGGCGAGCTTGCGTTATAACCGATATTAAGGAGATTAATTTGGTGCAATCCGGAGATATTTTGATCACTTTTAGCACAGATATAGCATGGTCTCCATATTTTCCAATTCTTTCTGGGGTTGTCACAGAAATCGGAGGATTAATATCACAcg GTGCTGTCGTTGCTCGTGAATATGGACTTCCGTGCGTTGTTGGGGCACAAAACGCaaccaaatattttaaaacgggggataaaattttattagatgGTAAAACTGGGGTTATTGAATTAGTtgaataa